In the Solibacillus sp. FSL K6-1523 genome, one interval contains:
- a CDS encoding BapA/Bap/LapF family large adhesin, producing MEVANKQELLDRLATIQGDIDAFKAAEQAVKAAENASDEVQALVDAAKALVEKLPQDTENEKKDKKDLDNRLNTIQEKIDLDLFSAARKAVDAAQTAVNEVKVKLENGTDGQDLLNAVEEAEQRLNQAQILVSALSNKVEKSILQRELEDILFSYVEEYVILAEDKITQQSINKAQELVNRLPNEKKDDLPVRLAAVQVLVNTINDAIKLVDQLEKNPNRDEITDARLKVAEVGKIHGKASLSELLESRIDNVERKLLKTDLESLIGQAEAAVVATSDNNGNDILVGNDWVDAETQATFTNAIATANNVLSNENVTLEQYKVAIAELSAAIANYNGKKGKGTYTLLNAAITAVEKAETIDDKTANVEAMALYDTAKNLVEQLENEPEKSGLEDRLVAVAAIIKATAAVEKAEATLTLTNIKAAEDLVKLIQDKNKIIRTALENRLEKLKAGEKDANDLNDAIAAAKPHVDKQNENNNFYTEETFAKFKLAYDVAVSLKEKLEQSPEEVTLEEITLKTESLLETTVNLIEAQGPVLKNDNENPTPARKKSVELNLHPSITKIADKEVTSGGVLGLDIGIVDLGLLSASQLNKVAETNKHSVTVEKGTTYNANVTVAIHTILGGQAFDIGIYKKDMTDGNYKQIKVLSGSSGGLLGIANTAKFTLDTLEEGEYVFVLDIGGGLAVVQVAPFKLTNQVVLNYNKTAEGVSVTGDLLSDWDLGGRNKGIVSHIKVGATDSKPQQLEQSEETVIQGRYGQLFINQNGTYKYLPANVPTNIGKVETFEYEVTNTHNGVSATADLQIRISAETVEWNEGNWGQDVTVVKAQPKEQSTKIEVSNATNTVTSPDARTQWALWYDGTLQSGDIKVQDKSSVLTFDVSKNLPAQKTATVRVINSSNGNVVYNETMDISTNAQSIVVRDLDAGAYKIAVKGTGSMGGSTGWLKNIKVNSSTWGQYIVDELTPLTGNIRKIEGNKLGESDSLKTVLSIWGYLVEDDNVATVQTYHKLDNGSKVIAGKYGVLTVQLDGSYSYKPNANIKVAGQTDVFNYKLTHASGIESESTLTFKINPLTTYTDQDDILAGTTNMDTFTGGQGSDTLAYNTLNEDATGGNNHDIWSDFHYGTIATDRNADRVDLRLLFEGQHINDVSQYLQLTKNGQSFILKVDRDGAGSSYGFTDLLTLNISNGTGEGISLKSLIDNGQLIIQ from the coding sequence GTGGAAGTAGCGAATAAACAGGAACTATTAGATCGCTTAGCAACGATTCAGGGCGATATTGATGCATTTAAAGCAGCAGAACAGGCCGTAAAAGCAGCGGAAAATGCATCCGATGAGGTGCAAGCTCTTGTTGATGCTGCGAAAGCTCTTGTAGAAAAACTCCCACAAGATACGGAAAATGAAAAAAAAGATAAAAAAGACCTTGATAATAGATTAAATACAATTCAAGAAAAAATAGATTTGGATTTATTTTCAGCTGCAAGGAAAGCTGTTGATGCCGCGCAAACTGCAGTAAATGAAGTAAAAGTAAAGTTGGAAAATGGAACTGATGGGCAAGACCTATTAAATGCAGTTGAAGAAGCGGAGCAAAGACTTAACCAGGCACAAATATTAGTAAGCGCACTATCTAATAAAGTAGAAAAGTCTATCCTTCAAAGGGAACTAGAAGACATTTTATTTAGTTATGTTGAAGAATACGTGATTCTAGCAGAAGATAAAATTACTCAGCAGTCTATTAATAAAGCGCAAGAACTTGTAAATAGGTTACCGAACGAGAAAAAGGACGATCTTCCGGTTAGATTGGCAGCTGTACAAGTACTAGTCAATACAATTAATGATGCGATTAAATTAGTTGATCAGCTTGAGAAAAACCCAAATCGTGATGAAATTACTGATGCCAGATTGAAAGTGGCTGAGGTTGGCAAAATACATGGTAAAGCGAGTTTAAGTGAATTGTTGGAAAGCCGTATAGATAATGTAGAGAGAAAGCTGTTAAAAACTGATTTAGAGTCGCTAATTGGTCAGGCAGAAGCAGCTGTAGTAGCCACATCTGATAATAATGGTAATGATATTTTAGTAGGCAATGATTGGGTAGATGCAGAAACTCAAGCAACATTTACAAACGCAATTGCAACTGCAAATAATGTGCTTAGTAATGAGAATGTAACTTTGGAACAGTATAAAGTAGCAATCGCTGAATTAAGCGCAGCCATTGCAAATTATAATGGGAAAAAGGGGAAGGGAACTTATACACTACTAAATGCAGCAATTACAGCAGTGGAAAAAGCAGAAACAATAGATGATAAAACTGCAAATGTAGAAGCTATGGCTTTATATGACACTGCAAAAAATTTGGTTGAACAATTAGAAAATGAACCAGAAAAATCAGGATTAGAAGATCGTCTCGTAGCAGTTGCTGCAATTATTAAGGCAACAGCTGCAGTTGAAAAGGCAGAGGCAACTCTAACTTTAACCAACATTAAAGCAGCAGAAGACCTCGTCAAGCTAATACAAGATAAAAATAAAATTATTAGAACTGCACTAGAAAATCGTTTGGAAAAACTTAAAGCAGGAGAGAAAGATGCAAACGATTTAAATGATGCAATAGCTGCAGCAAAACCGCATGTTGATAAGCAAAATGAAAATAATAATTTTTATACAGAAGAAACATTTGCAAAATTTAAATTAGCATACGATGTGGCGGTAAGCTTGAAAGAGAAGTTAGAACAGTCACCAGAGGAAGTTACATTAGAAGAAATCACCTTGAAAACAGAAAGTCTACTAGAAACAACGGTTAATCTAATAGAAGCACAAGGACCAGTTTTGAAAAATGATAATGAAAATCCGACTCCTGCTAGAAAAAAGTCAGTTGAATTAAATCTTCATCCAAGCATCACTAAGATAGCGGACAAAGAAGTGACTTCTGGTGGAGTACTAGGACTTGATATTGGAATTGTAGATCTTGGATTACTATCAGCAAGTCAATTGAATAAAGTGGCTGAAACGAACAAACATTCAGTTACGGTTGAGAAAGGCACTACGTATAATGCGAATGTAACGGTTGCAATTCATACGATACTAGGTGGGCAAGCATTCGATATTGGTATTTATAAAAAGGATATGACAGACGGAAATTATAAACAAATTAAAGTTCTTTCGGGTTCAAGTGGAGGGCTTTTAGGTATTGCAAATACTGCAAAATTTACATTAGACACACTTGAAGAAGGGGAATATGTATTTGTCCTCGATATAGGCGGTGGATTAGCCGTTGTTCAAGTGGCACCATTTAAACTTACAAATCAAGTAGTCCTCAACTATAATAAAACTGCTGAGGGGGTAAGTGTCACAGGTGATTTATTATCGGATTGGGATTTAGGTGGAAGGAATAAAGGTATAGTTTCCCATATTAAAGTTGGTGCGACGGATAGTAAACCGCAACAATTAGAGCAGTCAGAAGAAACAGTCATTCAAGGTCGTTATGGACAGCTCTTTATAAACCAAAATGGCACTTATAAATACTTACCAGCCAATGTACCGACGAATATCGGTAAAGTGGAAACCTTCGAATATGAAGTAACAAATACTCATAATGGTGTATCGGCGACAGCGGATTTACAAATTCGTATCAGTGCTGAAACGGTCGAATGGAATGAAGGAAACTGGGGGCAAGATGTAACAGTTGTGAAAGCTCAGCCTAAGGAACAATCAACTAAAATTGAAGTGAGTAATGCGACAAATACAGTCACATCACCAGACGCAAGAACACAATGGGCTTTATGGTATGATGGGACTTTACAATCTGGGGATATTAAAGTTCAAGACAAATCCTCAGTACTCACATTCGATGTTAGTAAAAACTTACCAGCCCAAAAAACTGCTACAGTACGAGTAATAAATTCAAGCAATGGAAATGTAGTTTATAATGAAACGATGGATATTTCGACGAATGCACAAAGCATTGTCGTTAGAGACTTAGATGCAGGGGCTTACAAAATTGCTGTGAAAGGCACGGGCTCAATGGGAGGTTCGACAGGTTGGTTAAAGAATATTAAAGTGAATTCATCAACTTGGGGACAATATATTGTAGACGAACTGACACCTTTAACAGGGAACATACGTAAAATCGAAGGGAATAAACTGGGCGAAAGTGATAGTCTGAAGACCGTTTTATCTATTTGGGGCTACTTAGTAGAAGACGATAATGTTGCAACTGTACAAACTTACCACAAGCTTGATAACGGATCGAAAGTTATTGCTGGAAAATATGGCGTGTTAACTGTTCAATTAGATGGTTCGTATAGTTATAAGCCTAATGCCAATATTAAAGTCGCAGGTCAGACAGATGTCTTTAATTATAAATTAACACATGCAAGTGGTATTGAATCGGAATCAACACTAACATTCAAGATTAATCCGCTTACAACTTATACAGACCAAGATGATATTTTAGCAGGAACAACAAATATGGATACATTTACAGGGGGACAAGGCTCTGACACGCTCGCGTACAATACGTTAAATGAGGATGCAACAGGTGGAAACAATCATGATATATGGTCAGATTTCCATTACGGTACAATTGCAACTGATCGCAATGCAGATCGTGTAGATTTACGCTTACTCTTTGAAGGTCAACATATTAATGATGTTTCTCAATATCTTCAATTAACTAAAAATGGGCAATCATTCATTTTAAAGGTTGACCGTGATGGTGCAGGCAGTTCATATGGATTTACAGATTTACTAACACTTAATATTTCTAATGGTACTGGTGAAGGGATTTCACTCAAAAGCTTAATTGATAATGGTCAATTGATTATACAATAA
- a CDS encoding aminotransferase class I/II-fold pyridoxal phosphate-dependent enzyme: protein MSSHIETALIHGAVREGFADKKGAVNVPMYLSSTFHQESIDEFGEYDYARSGNPTRAALEKAIAELEGGHRGFAFATGMAAVSACFMILSAGDHIVITEDVYGGTYRFVTKILPRFGITHTFVDFTDIEAIKAAVKPETKLIYLETPSNPTLGITDIRAVVDIAKANGAMTFLDNTFMTPLHQRSLDMGVDVVIHSATKFLSGHSDILAGLVVAKDEALADRIYFIQNSFGSVLGVQDCYTLIQNIKTTAVRFNEESRVAMRIAEYLDAHPLVEKVYYPGLKTHPGYEIHASQSTSAGAVLSFTLPSYDVAKVFVEAMKIPVFAVSLGGVESILSYPAKMSHAAMEPEERAKRGITDGLLRFSVGLENEDDLLEDFKQALEKASTIL from the coding sequence ATGAGTAGTCACATCGAAACTGCATTAATTCACGGTGCCGTTCGTGAAGGTTTTGCGGATAAAAAAGGCGCGGTTAATGTGCCAATGTATTTATCCTCGACGTTCCATCAAGAATCAATCGATGAATTTGGCGAGTACGACTATGCGCGGTCAGGCAACCCAACAAGAGCAGCCCTTGAAAAAGCGATTGCTGAGCTGGAAGGTGGTCACCGCGGATTTGCGTTTGCTACGGGCATGGCGGCTGTATCTGCGTGCTTTATGATTTTATCTGCTGGTGATCACATCGTCATTACCGAAGATGTATACGGTGGGACTTACCGCTTTGTGACGAAAATATTGCCGCGCTTTGGCATTACGCATACGTTTGTAGACTTTACGGATATCGAAGCAATTAAAGCAGCAGTAAAACCGGAAACGAAGCTTATTTATCTTGAAACGCCTTCTAATCCAACGCTAGGCATTACGGATATCCGAGCAGTTGTGGATATTGCGAAGGCGAACGGTGCGATGACATTTTTAGATAATACGTTTATGACACCACTTCATCAACGTTCACTTGATATGGGAGTGGATGTTGTCATTCATTCGGCAACGAAGTTTTTATCCGGTCATTCCGATATTCTTGCAGGACTTGTCGTAGCAAAAGATGAGGCACTTGCTGATCGCATTTATTTCATCCAAAACTCTTTTGGCTCTGTTTTAGGTGTGCAAGATTGCTATACACTTATTCAAAATATTAAAACAACTGCCGTTCGTTTTAATGAAGAATCACGTGTTGCCATGCGTATTGCCGAATATTTAGATGCGCATCCACTTGTGGAAAAAGTGTATTATCCTGGGCTGAAAACACATCCAGGTTACGAAATTCACGCAAGCCAGAGCACATCGGCTGGCGCAGTTTTATCGTTTACTTTACCAAGCTATGATGTGGCAAAAGTTTTTGTGGAAGCTATGAAAATTCCTGTATTCGCCGTAAGTCTTGGCGGAGTCGAATCCATTTTATCGTACCCAGCGAAAATGAGTCACGCGGCAATGGAACCTGAAGAACGTGCAAAACGTGGGATTACAGATGGACTTCTACGCTTCTCTGTTGGATTGGAAAATGAAGATGATTTACTGGAAGATTTTAAACAAGCATTGGAGAAAGCTAGTACTATTTTATAA
- a CDS encoding methionine biosynthesis PLP-dependent protein — protein sequence MSQRSIDTKLVQLGNLSDPKTGAVNPPIYMSTAYKHAGIGESTGYDYSRTKNPTRELLERGMADLENGDAGFACSSGMAAVQLVLSIFKPNDEIIVPDDLYGGTYRLFKTYAENYNIRPIYNAFVHLNEVEALITENTKALFIETPTNPLMQEIDLVAYAALAKKHDLLLIVDNTFYTPYFQRPIELGADIVLHSATKYIGGHNDVLAGIVVAKGAELCDKLAFMHNGMGLVLSPMDSWLLIRGLKTLHLRLKQHDANGKKIAAYLATEPLVTDVLYTGKGGMLSFRVKDAEMVNPFLKAMQLITFAESLGGVESFITYPATQTHADIPYEERVARGVCDRLLRFSIGVEEADDLIADLQQVFDTLRGEFA from the coding sequence ATGTCACAACGTTCAATTGATACAAAATTAGTGCAGCTTGGTAATTTAAGCGATCCGAAAACAGGCGCGGTAAACCCACCTATTTATATGTCGACTGCATATAAGCATGCTGGGATTGGTGAATCGACAGGCTATGATTATTCACGTACAAAAAATCCAACACGCGAACTGTTAGAGCGTGGCATGGCCGATTTAGAAAATGGCGATGCAGGATTTGCATGTAGTTCTGGGATGGCAGCAGTACAATTAGTCCTTTCTATTTTCAAGCCAAACGATGAAATTATCGTACCGGACGATTTATATGGTGGCACTTACCGCTTATTTAAAACATATGCGGAAAATTACAATATCCGCCCTATTTATAATGCCTTTGTTCATTTAAATGAAGTGGAAGCCTTAATTACAGAAAATACGAAAGCGCTATTCATTGAAACACCGACAAATCCGTTAATGCAGGAAATTGATTTAGTTGCCTATGCCGCGTTAGCGAAAAAGCATGACCTGTTGTTAATTGTGGATAATACATTTTACACACCGTATTTCCAACGTCCGATTGAATTAGGTGCTGACATTGTATTACATAGTGCAACGAAATATATTGGTGGACATAATGATGTACTTGCAGGAATTGTCGTTGCCAAAGGTGCTGAACTTTGTGATAAGCTTGCCTTTATGCATAACGGAATGGGGTTAGTACTATCACCAATGGATTCTTGGCTTTTAATTCGCGGATTAAAAACATTGCATTTACGCTTAAAACAACATGATGCAAATGGCAAAAAAATTGCTGCTTATTTAGCAACTGAACCACTTGTTACAGATGTTTTATATACAGGAAAAGGTGGCATGCTATCATTCCGCGTAAAGGATGCCGAAATGGTCAATCCATTTTTAAAAGCGATGCAACTCATTACATTTGCTGAAAGTTTAGGCGGTGTGGAAAGCTTCATCACATACCCTGCAACGCAAACGCATGCGGATATTCCATATGAAGAACGTGTCGCGCGCGGTGTTTGTGACCGTCTCCTGCGCTTCTCGATTGGCGTTGAGGAAGCAGACGATTTAATTGCAGACTTACAGCAAGTATTTGACACATTACGAGGTGAATTTGCATGA
- a CDS encoding S-layer homology domain-containing protein: MKKIFSTHYKIYKVLISLLLVLGSVIVGFSNVADASQITRYPDVKTSDYYYESITTLTNRGILNGFPDGQFKPGNFVTRGQTAKIIALSLGVDVENVQNPGFRDINKSNPYYGSIAALVEMGIINGFQEDSTFRPNELLTRAQIAKILAIGYGLKNTPYKNNKFIDVQPNKWYSDYIETLVAYEITKGKTATTFEPNAYVTRGEIASFVIRSENAKNSEQEEAPNEVGVNEADVEVAVAKAEISKTKEDVYAAQQLIDQLKEGAVKDNLQNRLDQINTSDLAGDFGQGEASSGGSGNVSGGGSGGSGGSSGSSNGGGSDGSGTTNPNPPDNNNEIAYRNAEIAVKKAEASKTQADKDVAQILVNGLPNGAVKNGLQARLDAIVVAGGTGNGGALQKATDAVQKAETSKTQTDKDAAQILVNGLPNGAEKDALQNRLDAIIVDGGTGNGGALQAATAAVEQAEISKTQVDVDAAQTLVTALPDGTEKDELQNRLDAIIVDGGTGTEVVEKDILKIAIAEATALLTTTDVGTAVGEVSQEAKNELDQSITEAKAVVDNDTATQSEVDAEINKLVQAITTFIAAIEKDPAVSLDDLIQSITDASNLLASTNTGVGVGEVSQSAKDVLGQAILTAQTVAGKAGVSQAEVDDAKDALAEAIATFEEVIVKTPSVNLGDLNQAIIKAEDLFANTEVGMGVGEVSQEAKDALSQAIEAAKEAVGQADVTQAEVDAAKDLLTQAIATFEEAIVKDSTVNLGDLNKAITEAETLLEDTNVGPGVGQVSQEAKDALSQAIEAAKEVVGLADVTQAEVDAAKNALNQAIAAFEDEIVKDPSVNLGDLNQAITKAKSLLANTEEGTGVGQVSEAAKDALNQAVTEAQAVADKADVTQAEVDAAKDALNQAIAAFEDEIVKDPSVNLGDLNQAITEAETLLEDTNVGLDVGQVSEAAKNALSQAVSDALAVAKKADVTQAEVDAAKDALNQAIAAFEDEIVKDPSVNLGDLNQAITEAETLLEDTNVGPGVGQVSQEAKDALSQAIEAAKEVVGLADVTQAEVDAAKNALNQAIAAFEDEIVKDPSVNLGDLNKAITKAKSLLANTEEGTGVGQVSEAAKNALSQAVTDAQAVANKADVTQAEVDAAKNALNQAIAAFEDEIVKDPAVNLGDLNQAITKAKSLLANTEEGTGVGQVSEAAKNALSQAVTDAQAVANKADVTQAEVDAAKDALNQAIAAFEDEIVKDPSVNLGDLNQAITEAETLLEDTNVGLDVGQVSEAAKDALNQAVSDALAVAKKADVTQAEVDAAKDALNQAIAAFKDEIVKDPSVNLGDLNQAITKAEALLANTDVGEVSKEVKDALSQAIIAAKEVVSQKDVTQAEVDKAVTDLNSAVADFNQAVKDAELADAKGALDSAIEEAGKLKESDYEADGWTKFEEALDDANIALENGNSTKEELDKALEDLNTAIESLVEVVSMTVADLISINAVEIVANQFGHQIVTVIQSELPKGMKISEVYYINIEGRSPEEMVKNPFAQGKFTVSFEQEGHIPTEEEILKATVSIK, from the coding sequence ATGAAGAAAATTTTTAGTACTCATTATAAAATTTATAAAGTATTAATTTCATTACTGCTTGTATTAGGTTCAGTAATTGTTGGTTTTTCGAATGTCGCAGATGCGTCTCAGATTACTAGATATCCTGATGTTAAAACGAGTGATTATTATTATGAATCAATAACAACCTTAACAAATCGAGGGATTCTCAATGGTTTTCCTGATGGACAATTTAAACCTGGTAATTTCGTAACCCGTGGACAAACCGCAAAGATTATTGCATTGTCGCTAGGTGTGGATGTAGAAAATGTTCAAAATCCAGGTTTTCGAGATATAAATAAATCGAACCCATATTACGGGTCGATTGCAGCGTTAGTTGAAATGGGGATCATTAATGGTTTCCAAGAAGATTCTACTTTCCGTCCAAATGAACTTTTAACGCGTGCGCAAATAGCTAAAATTCTTGCTATTGGATATGGCTTGAAAAATACGCCTTATAAAAATAATAAATTTATTGATGTGCAACCAAACAAGTGGTATTCGGATTATATAGAAACACTTGTCGCATATGAAATTACAAAAGGAAAAACGGCAACAACTTTTGAGCCGAATGCATATGTCACGAGAGGAGAAATCGCTTCATTTGTTATTAGAAGTGAAAATGCAAAAAATTCGGAGCAAGAAGAAGCGCCAAATGAAGTAGGAGTTAATGAGGCGGATGTTGAAGTTGCTGTAGCTAAAGCAGAAATTAGTAAAACAAAAGAAGATGTGTATGCTGCACAGCAACTCATTGATCAATTGAAAGAAGGGGCTGTAAAGGATAATCTCCAAAATCGACTAGATCAAATTAATACTTCAGATCTTGCAGGAGATTTTGGTCAAGGAGAAGCAAGTAGCGGTGGAAGTGGAAATGTAAGTGGTGGAGGTAGTGGTGGAAGTGGTGGTAGTAGTGGTAGTAGTAACGGCGGTGGTAGCGATGGCAGCGGAACTACAAATCCAAACCCACCAGACAATAACAACGAGATAGCGTATAGAAATGCTGAAATTGCGGTTAAAAAAGCAGAAGCATCTAAAACCCAAGCAGATAAAGATGTTGCACAAATCTTAGTAAATGGTTTGCCGAATGGTGCAGTTAAAAACGGACTCCAAGCTCGCCTTGATGCCATTGTGGTAGCAGGTGGTACAGGAAACGGAGGTGCATTGCAAAAAGCAACGGATGCTGTTCAAAAAGCAGAAACATCTAAAACGCAAACTGATAAAGATGCAGCACAAATATTAGTAAATGGCTTACCGAATGGAGCAGAAAAAGATGCGCTCCAAAATCGTTTAGATGCCATTATTGTAGATGGTGGTACAGGAAACGGTGGTGCCTTACAAGCAGCAACAGCAGCAGTTGAACAAGCAGAAATAAGTAAAACGCAAGTAGATGTAGATGCGGCGCAAACATTAGTCACTGCATTACCAGATGGAACAGAAAAAGATGAGCTCCAAAATCGTTTAGATGCCATCATTGTAGATGGTGGTACAGGGACAGAAGTAGTAGAAAAAGATATTCTGAAAATTGCTATCGCAGAAGCGACTGCATTACTTACGACTACGGATGTAGGTACGGCAGTTGGTGAAGTATCGCAAGAAGCGAAAAACGAGTTGGATCAGTCTATCACGGAAGCCAAAGCAGTAGTTGATAATGATACTGCAACGCAATCAGAAGTAGACGCTGAAATTAATAAGCTAGTTCAAGCGATTACGACATTTATTGCAGCTATAGAGAAAGACCCAGCAGTAAGTTTAGATGACTTAATTCAATCCATAACAGATGCCTCCAACTTACTTGCGTCTACAAATACGGGGGTGGGTGTAGGCGAAGTATCACAATCCGCAAAAGATGTGCTGGGCCAAGCCATACTAACTGCTCAAACAGTTGCTGGTAAAGCAGGGGTATCGCAAGCAGAAGTAGACGATGCGAAAGATGCATTAGCTGAAGCAATTGCGACATTTGAAGAGGTGATAGTGAAGACCCCATCAGTAAATTTAGGTGACTTAAACCAAGCAATCATAAAAGCAGAAGATTTATTTGCTAACACTGAAGTAGGTATGGGTGTAGGTGAAGTGTCGCAAGAAGCAAAAGACGCGTTATCTCAAGCAATTGAGGCTGCCAAAGAAGCAGTTGGTCAAGCAGATGTAACACAAGCGGAAGTAGATGCAGCGAAAGATTTATTAACTCAAGCAATTGCGACATTTGAAGAAGCGATAGTGAAAGATTCAACAGTAAATTTAGGTGACTTAAACAAAGCAATCACTGAAGCAGAAACTTTACTTGAAGATACAAATGTAGGACCAGGTGTAGGTCAAGTATCGCAAGAAGCAAAAGACGCGTTATCTCAAGCAATTGAGGCTGCTAAAGAAGTAGTTGGTCTAGCAGATGTAACACAAGCGGAAGTAGATGCAGCGAAAAATGCATTGAATCAAGCAATTGCAGCATTTGAAGACGAAATAGTGAAAGATCCATCAGTAAATTTAGGTGACTTAAACCAAGCAATTACAAAAGCGAAATCCTTACTTGCCAACACAGAAGAAGGAACTGGTGTAGGTCAAGTATCGGAAGCAGCAAAAGATGCGTTGAACCAAGCAGTTACAGAAGCTCAAGCAGTAGCGGATAAAGCAGATGTAACACAAGCGGAAGTAGACGCAGCAAAAGATGCATTGAATCAAGCAATTGCGGCATTTGAAGACGAAATAGTGAAAGATCCATCAGTAAATTTAGGTGATTTAAATCAAGCAATTACTGAAGCAGAAACTTTACTTGAAGATACAAATGTGGGACTGGATGTAGGTCAAGTATCGGAAGCAGCAAAGAATGCGTTGAGCCAAGCAGTTTCAGATGCTCTAGCAGTAGCAAAAAAAGCAGATGTAACACAAGCGGAAGTAGACGCAGCAAAAGATGCATTGAATCAAGCAATTGCGGCATTTGAAGACGAAATAGTGAAAGATCCATCAGTAAATTTAGGTGATTTAAATCAAGCAATTACTGAAGCAGAAACTTTACTTGAAGATACAAATGTAGGACCAGGTGTAGGTCAAGTATCGCAAGAAGCAAAAGACGCGTTATCTCAAGCAATTGAGGCTGCTAAAGAAGTAGTTGGTCTAGCAGATGTAACACAAGCGGAAGTAGATGCAGCGAAAAATGCATTGAATCAAGCAATTGCAGCATTTGAAGACGAAATAGTGAAAGATCCATCAGTAAATTTAGGTGACTTAAACAAAGCAATTACAAAAGCGAAATCCTTACTTGCCAACACAGAAGAAGGAACTGGTGTAGGTCAAGTATCGGAAGCAGCAAAGAATGCGTTGAGCCAAGCAGTTACAGATGCTCAAGCAGTAGCAAATAAAGCGGATGTAACGCAAGCAGAAGTAGATGCAGCGAAAAATGCATTGAATCAAGCAATTGCAGCATTTGAAGACGAAATAGTGAAAGATCCAGCAGTAAATTTAGGTGACTTAAACCAAGCAATTACAAAAGCGAAATCCTTACTTGCCAACACAGAAGAAGGAACTGGTGTAGGTCAAGTATCGGAAGCAGCAAAGAATGCGTTGAGCCAAGCAGTTACAGATGCTCAAGCAGTAGCAAATAAAGCAGATGTAACACAAGCGGAAGTAGACGCAGCGAAAGATGCATTGAATCAAGCAATTGCGGCATTTGAAGACGAAATAGTAAAAGATCCATCAGTAAATTTAGGTGACTTAAATCAAGCAATTACTGAAGCAGAAACTTTACTTGAAGATACAAATGTGGGACTGGATGTAGGTCAAGTATCGGAAGCAGCAAAAGATGCGTTGAATCAAGCAGTTTCAGATGCTCTAGCAGTAGCGAAAAAAGCAGATGTAACACAAGCGGAAGTAGACGCAGCGAAAGATGCATTGAATCAAGCAATTGCAGCATTTAAAGACGAAATAGTGAAAGATCCATCAGTAAATTTAGGAGATTTAAACCAAGCAATCACAAAAGCAGAAGCCTTACTTGCCAACACAGACGTAGGTGAAGTGTCGAAAGAAGTAAAAGACGCGTTATCTCAAGCAATCATAGCTGCCAAAGAAGTAGTTAGTCAAAAAGATGTAACACAAGCTGAAGTAGATAAAGCAGTAACAGATTTGAATTCGGCAGTAGCAGATTTCAATCAAGCAGTTAAAGATGCAGAACTAGCGGATGCTAAAGGTGCACTTGATTCAGCAATCGAAGAAGCTGGAAAACTTAAAGAGTCAGACTATGAAGCAGATGGCTGGACAAAGTTCGAAGAAGCTTTAGATGATGCGAACATAGCACTTGAAAACGGAAATTCAACAAAAGAAGAGTTAGATAAAGCATTAGAAGATCTAAACACTGCGATTGAAAGCTTAGTGGAAGTTGTAAGTATGACAGTAGCGGATCTTATATCTATTAATGCAGTCGAAATCGTGGCGAATCAATTCGGACATCAAATTGTTACGGTTATCCAGTCGGAATTACCTAAGGGTATGAAGATTTCTGAGGTTTATTATATAAATATCGAAGGGAGATCACCAGAAGAGATGGTGAAAAACCCATTTGCTCAAGGAAAGTTCACCGTGTCATTTGAACAAGAAGGTCATATTCCAACTGAGGAAGAGATTTTAAAGGCTACAGTTTCTATTAAATAA